A region of Vitis riparia cultivar Riparia Gloire de Montpellier isolate 1030 chromosome 12, EGFV_Vit.rip_1.0, whole genome shotgun sequence DNA encodes the following proteins:
- the LOC117927074 gene encoding probable glycosyltransferase At5g03795 — MQMGSNKPLILILLSLIPLLILISTLVIVSSIPRALNSSWFSFSFSWNPEEINPPPSTALSSSASSSFNASLPDVHIAGGRYFQPPLEKKQETWKDKRYSKLERLEAGLARARSSIREAARNGSLKSTHEDPDYVPQGPIYRNANAFHRSYLEMEKLFKIYVYEEGEPPMFHNGPCKSIYSTEGRFIHEMEKGSVYRTTDPDQALLYFLPFSVVMMVQYLYVPDSHEIHAIENTVIDYINLISHNHPFWNRSLGADHFMLSCHDWGPRASTSVPYLYNNSIRVLCNANTSEGFNPSKDVSFPEIHLRTGEMSGPLGGLSPSRRPILGFFAGRLHGHIRYLLLEQWKDKDKDLQVYDQLPNGVSYDSMLKKSRFCLCPSGYEVASPRVVEAIYAECVPVLISDNYVPPFNDVLNWKSFAVQVQVRDIANIKRILMGISQTQYLRMYRRVKQVQRHFMVNAAPQRFDVFHMTIHSIWLRRLNIRIQD; from the exons ATGCAGATGGGTTCTAACAAACCATtaattcttattcttttatctCTGATTCCTTTACTTATTCTGATCTCAACATTGGTGATTGTTTCTAGTATTCCCCGTGCCTTGAATTCTTCgtggttttcattttctttttcatggaaCCCGGAAGAGATTAACCCTCCTCCGTCCACAGCATTAAGTTCATCTGCTTCTTCCTCATTCAATGCTTCATTGCCCGACGTGCACATCGCGGGAGGACGGTATTTTCAACCTCCATTG GAGAAAAAGCAAGAGACATGGAAAGATAAGAGATACAGCAAATTAGAGAGACTTGAGGCAGGTTTGGCTAGAGCCCGGTCTTCCATAAGAGAAGCTGCTAGAAATGGGAGTCTGAAATCAACACATGAAGACCCTGATTATGTTCCACAAGGTCCCATTTACAGGAATGCAAACGCCTTTCACAG GAGTTATCTTGAAATGGAGAAGCTGTTTAAGATATATGTATATGAAGAAGGAGAACCTCCGATGTTTCACAATGGTCCATGCAAGAGCATTTACTCTACAGAGGGAAGATTCATCCATGAAATGGAAAAGGGAAGCGTTTATCGAACCACAGACCCGGACCAAGCCCTCCTCTACTTTCTTCCATTCAGCGTGGTGATGATGGTTCAGTACCTGTATGTGCCGGACTCCCATGAAATACATGCCATTGAGAATACAGTCATTGACTACATCAACCTCATATCCCACAACCACCCCTTCTGGAATCGAAGCCTTGGTGCTGATCATTTCATGCTCTCTTGCCATGATTGG GGACCGCGGGCATCGACCTCTGTTCCATATCTATACAACAACTCCATCAGAGTGCTGTGCAATGCTAATACTTCTGAAGGATTCAATCCCTCTAAAGATGTGTCATTTCCAGAAATCCATCTTAGGACTGGAGAAATGAGTGGGCCTCTTGGCGGTCTCTCCCCATCTCGCCGCCCCATTCTCGGCTTCTTCGCAGGCCGCTTACACGGACACATCAGGTACCTGCTTCTGGAGCAGTGGAAGGACAAAGACAAAGACTTGCAAGTGTATGACCAGCTTCCTAATGGTGTATCTTATGACTCAATGTTGAAGAAGAGCAGGTTTTGCCTGTGCCCCAGTGGCTATGAAGTGGCGAGCCCGAGAGTTGTGGAAGCTATATATGCTGAGTGCGTACCAGTATTGATCTCAGACAACTATGTACCCCCCTTCAATGATGTTCTCAACTGGAAGTCATTTGCAGTGCAAGTGCAGGTGAGAGACATAGCCAATATCAAGAGGATACTGATGGGCATATCCCAAACTCAGTACCTGAGAATGTACAGGAGGGTGAAGCAGGTCCAAAGGCATTTTATGGTGAATGCAGCTCCACAGAGATTTGACGTTTTCCACATGACCATTCACTCCATCTGGCTGAGGAGATTGAACATTCGCATTCAGGACTGA
- the LOC117926173 gene encoding disease resistance protein Pik-1-like, whose translation MKQKVVIKVAMNGQKSRSKAMKIAVVSGVESVAFKGKEMDEVEVIGDGIDAAVLTSLLRKNVGHAELLSVGSAEKKEEKKNEIVYAWNSYPYESVVSHYPIYPVYNRADSCSIM comes from the exons ATGAAG CAAAAGGTGGTGATCAAGGTGGCTATGAATGGGCAGAAGTCACGCTCCAAGGCCATGAAGATTGCAGTTGTTTCAGGGGTTGAATCAGTAGCTTTTAAAGGTAAAGAGATGGATGAAGTAGAGGTAATAGGGGACGGAATTGATGCTGCTGTTCTCACCTCCTTGCTCCGGAAGAACGTGGGCCATGCAGAGCTGTTGAGCGTGGGCTCTGCagagaagaaagaggaaaagaaaaatgagatcgTATATGCCTGGAATTCATATCCCTATGAGTCTGTTGTTTCTCATTACCCAATCTACCCGGTCTACAACCGCGCAGACTCATGCTCCATCATGTAA
- the LOC117926172 gene encoding heavy metal-associated isoprenylated plant protein 16 produces MSHHISQSLGTFPSCICTITSVSKQANSKAGTETMKKKVVIKVTMNGEKSRSKSLKVAVGVAGVESAALQGQEKNQIEVTGEGIDAVALTTLLRKKVGFAELVSVSVVGEKKEEKKDNQGKKNEPSLHVYMPSIEPYYHEYTDSHPDSCSIM; encoded by the exons ATGAGTCACCACATCTCACAAAGCTTGGGCACCTTTCCCAGCTGCATATGCACAATCACAAGTGTCTCCAAACAGGCCAATTCCAAGGCTGGGACTGAGACCATGAAG AAAAAGGTGGTGATTAAGGTCACTATGAATGGGGAGAAGTCGCGCTCCAAATCCTTGAAGGTTGCAGTGGGGGTTGCAGGGGTTGAATCAGCAGCTTTGCAAGGACAAGAAAAGAATCAAATAGAGGTAACAGGGGAGGGAATTGATGCTGTTGCTCTCACCACCTTGCTCAGGAAGAAAGTGGGGTTTGCAGAGCTGGTGAGCGTGAGCGTTGTGGGagagaagaaagaggaaaagaaagacaaccaaggaaagaaaaatgagccATCATTGCATGTGTATATGCCCTCTATCGAACCCTATTATCACGAATACACCGACAGTCATCCTGACTCGTGTTCCATCATGTAA
- the LOC117925982 gene encoding probable glycosyltransferase At3g07620 → MRQKEFMNPGNGLNEKSVRERLRRRDAELERVEAGLARARALIREGTTNWSSISAPVGADYVPQGDIYRNATAFHRSYLLMEKLFKIFIYKEGEPPLFHNGPCKSIYSIEGVFFSLMERDTHFRTQDPDEAHVYFLPFSVVMIIHHLFDPIIRDKYVMKHVVSDYVKVISQKYRYWNRSLGADHFMLSCHDWGPRATWYVPQLYYNSIRLLCNANTSERFNPRKDASIPEINLIAGETIGLTGGLPPSKRTILAFFAGGLHGRIRPALLQHWKEKDEQVQVYETLPEGLSYPDLMKKSKYCICPSGHEVASPRIVEAIYAECVPVLISQHYVLPFSDVLDWGSFSIQVSVNEIPNLKKILLGIPQDRYVRMQERVKQVQQHFVVNNPPKRFDVFHMIIHSIWLRRLNVAI, encoded by the exons ATGAGGCAGAAGGAATTTATGAATCCGGGAAATGGTTTGAATGAGAAATCTGTAAGGGAAAGGCTTAGGCGAAGAGATGCAGAATTGGAGAGGGTTGAAGCTGGTCTTGCAAGAGCAAGAGCTTTGATAAGAGAAGGTACCACAAACTGGAGCAGTATTTCAGCCCCTGTGGGTGCAGATTATGTTCCACAAGGCGACATTTACAGGAATGCTACTGCCTTCCATCG GAGTTACCTGTTAATGGAAAAACTATTTAAGATCTTCATCTATAAAGAGGGAGAGCCGCCGCTATTTCACAATGGTCCTTGTAAGAGCATATACTCCATAGAAGGAGTGTTCTTCAGCTTAATGGAAAGAGACACTCACTTCAGGACCCAGGACCCTGATGAAGCCCACGTTTATTTCCTTCCCTTCAGTGTTGTCATGATCATTCACCACCTATTCGACCCAATCATTCGCGACAAATATGTCATGAAGCATGTTGTATCTGATTATGTTAAGGTTATATCGCAAAAGTATCGATACTGGAACAGAAGCCTTGGAGCTGATCATTTCATGCTCTCCTGCCATGATTGG GGGCCTCGGGCAACCTGGTATGTCCCTCAGCTATACTACAATTCCATCCGATTATTATGCAACGCCAACACGTCTGAGCGCTTTAATCCAAGGAAAGATGCATCAATTCCTGAAATCAATCTGATAGCTGGGGAAACCATAGGCCTTACTGGTGGTTTGCCCCCATCTAAGAGAACCATTCTAGCGTTCTTTGCAGGTGGATTACATGGCCGTATTAGGCCTGCACTTCTGCAGCATTGGAAGGAAAAAGATGAACAGGTACAAGTTTATGAAACTCTCCCAGAGGGGCTTTCTTATCCTGACTTGATGAAGAAGAGCAAGTACTGCATTTGCCCAAGTGGGCATGAAGTTGCAAGCCCGAGAATTGTGGAGGCTATTTATGCAGAGTGTGTTCCGGTGTTGATTTCACAGCATTATGTCCTTCCTTTCAGCGATGTTCTTGATTGGGGATCGTTCTCGATTCAAGTTTCGGTGAATGAAATACCAAACCTCAAGAAAATCTTACTTGGAATACCTCAAGATCGATATGTAAGAATGCAGGAGAGAGTGAAGCAGGTGCAACAGCACTTTGTGGTGAACAATCCTCCCAAGAGATTTGACGTCTTCCATATGATAATTCACTCAATTTGGCTTAGAAGATTGAATGTAGCCATTTAG